One Mycolicibacterium doricum genomic window, CCGCCGCGGTACGTCGGGTTGTCGCTCATCGGTGGTACTCCTGCTTCTGCGGGGAACGCGTGGTTTCGGTGTGGTGGGGCGGGCTCGCCGGTGGTCGAGTCGGGGTTGACGGCACCACGAGCGCGAAACTGTCCAGTGTGCAGATTCGGTGACTGCTCGAACTTGACGACCACATCACCATACGTTTGCCACCCCTGCTCACGTATGTATCCCTCCAGATGCTTGGCGAAAGTGGTCGCGGTCAGGTCAGGATCGGCGCTTACCTTCTTATGGTCAGGCACACTGAGGGTAATTACGTATGCATTCGGGGCCAAAATGCAGCCGCGGCCGAGGGGCCGGATCCCGGACTCCGCTTCGCGGCGCAGCAGCGCCTCGACCTCCTGCGGGACGATCGATCCGCCGAAGACGCGGGCGAAGGCGTCGCCGACGGTGGATTCGAGCTTGCGCTCGATGCGGTCCACCAGGCCCATATCACCGCCCGCCTCACTCTTCGTCGTTGCGTCGTGCCTGCTCACGCAGGTGGACCGCCGCGTGTCGGCTGGCCCGGACTTTTCCTGCATGGTATCCACCCGCGTTTGGCCGATGGGACCAACGAAACTCTGAGAATCACATTCGTGCTGGTCACAGCGGTGCAGATCACGCGCTTGCGGTGCGTCGACTGCGGTTTTGGGGTGGGCGCGCCGTGGATGATAGGCTCCTGCGGTCGTCCGGGCGAGTGGCGGAATGGCAGACGCGCTGGCTTCAGGTGCCAGTGTCCTTCGGGACGTGGGGGTTCAAGTCCCCCTTCGCCCACAGAGAGGAGTTTTACGGACTCCGGGCACTTAGGTCACGAACTCGAAAGAGGTCGTGACCTTTGTGTTCGGTGGGGTGGTTTGCGGCGGGTGCGACTTTCAGCGGGATCGGGGACTTGGTCGCGCAAATCCCCATAATCATGGAAGCGCACCTGATCCGCTCGGGGTCGGGTCCGGGCCTTGAGGAGTTGTAGAGGCGTGCCGACGAAGCTCATCACCCCAATCACGCGCCGCAGAATCTTCGACATCATCACCCTGGCAAAGGTGTTGTGGGAAGGAAGGTTGGAAGAGCCCGACTTCTTGGCGCGTATTTACGACTTGGACGCTCTGCCGAGCACCGATTCGAGGTACAAGTCCGCTGTTGGGGATATCCGACAGCACCGCGTCAATAACCCTGCGGACTGGCCCGACGACTGGGTGTTCACCGACAGCCGCTTCGGGTTGCAGCACGGTGACGACGAACTCGTTCTGCGATTCCTCGCCGAGATGCTGCACCCGCTGGTGCGACCCGATGAAGAGGAGGTCGGCAGACTTCTCAACTCTTTCAACGAAGCCCTCGCCAGAGACGGCTACGAGCTCTACCCAGCTGACTGGATCAGTGGCCATGCCGTCTATGGATGGCGTCGTCGCGACTCCTTTCACGGCGCAAGCCCGGACCTTCGGCTCCGCGAACGTCAACTTCTGACCGACCCGGTCGTGCTGGAAGAGCATCTTGTACGCATACGCGACAGTCTCAGCTCAGATCCGGCCGCAGCGATCTCTTCATCGAAGAACCTGGTCGAGAGCTTGTTAAGGATCATTCTCGACCACTCTGGCGTGGCGTACGGGCAGCGCGAGGACATCCCTCAGCTCTACCGGCACGTAGCGGATCTGCTTGAGCTGAAGGCGGATTCGGTTCCTGAGAGCGCGAAGGGTAGCGAATCTGCGCAGCAGATATTGCGGACTTTGGTCACCACAATCCAGTCGCTGGCCGAGTTGCGCAACGAGCTAGGAATCGGCCACGGACAGTCGAAACGCAGCGTGGCGCTGACGAGGCACGCACGACTGGCGCTGAACGCAACGGTCACTGTTACAGAGTTTGTGCTCGATACTTGGCAAGCACGCGTCGCCGCTGGACGTATCTAACCGGACATCCAGTGTTTTCATCGTTGCAAGTCAACGTATTAAGGTTAGCGCCAGCACCGTCAACAAGAATTGTTCTCTTTTTGCCGTCTCGAACGGTACCAGTAGGTTCTGAGGGAGGCCGTTAGCCGTGTCAATTGAAGCGCTGTTAAAGGTGGGGACATCAATAGCTACGGTCTGCGGCAAGTCACTAATTGCTGGCAGGCGGTCAGCCGCCGAGCGCAAGATGACGCTCATCGAACTCGCCGGCGCTAGACAACTAGGGGTATTGCCTCAGCGAAGTCTGAACCGACAGCTCGAACAACTCGCAGAAACGGTTGCCCAGCGACTGCACCAACGACTGGATCCAGAGCTGCAACGTATCCCGGTGAACGAACAGGAAGCAACGATCTTGTTTGTCAGCCGTACAA contains:
- a CDS encoding abortive infection family protein, which codes for MPTKLITPITRRRIFDIITLAKVLWEGRLEEPDFLARIYDLDALPSTDSRYKSAVGDIRQHRVNNPADWPDDWVFTDSRFGLQHGDDELVLRFLAEMLHPLVRPDEEEVGRLLNSFNEALARDGYELYPADWISGHAVYGWRRRDSFHGASPDLRLRERQLLTDPVVLEEHLVRIRDSLSSDPAAAISSSKNLVESLLRIILDHSGVAYGQREDIPQLYRHVADLLELKADSVPESAKGSESAQQILRTLVTTIQSLAELRNELGIGHGQSKRSVALTRHARLALNATVTVTEFVLDTWQARVAAGRI